The Sporomusa termitida genome has a window encoding:
- a CDS encoding TniQ family protein encodes MIAYFPAAYPDELLYSQLARYYTKSGYMAYTFAAEELFASKSVRPDMDFINSYTPAAVQAITRNISMEAVIEKHTMFPCYGRFLPRERRQKAFQSLVSMMGNYYNLLPIPQSKNGQVRCLRYCPACAANDREQYGEAYWHRIYQLIGIHVCPVHRCYLMDSSVMISGKATPSLKTAEEIIPQSESCVFADNEIEIRVVAYMAEVFQADVDMDSCVTVGDFLHSQMANTQYRSVRGEQRNIALFHADFTEYYRDLSQNWFTELWQTQKVLTNDRVNFYEICLMAMFLGITADELVHMELPEKTQQQLFDEEVYRLHEQGLKYPAIAKALSAPYATVKAIGERRYGTYHKPPKASLKSGAKPQNWNQIDENTLPLVKEAISQLQGDGTTRPKKITTVAVEKILHLSSKKISLHLPKCLAEIQRHKELQEQYWAREVAWAARQVEDSGVTLTWRKVRDLTNMRRRDFEVCLPYIPDYADGEFAEQILHLL; translated from the coding sequence ATGATAGCTTATTTCCCTGCCGCATATCCAGATGAGCTACTTTATAGCCAGTTGGCACGATACTACACGAAATCAGGATACATGGCCTACACCTTTGCTGCCGAAGAACTGTTTGCATCAAAGTCTGTACGCCCAGATATGGATTTTATCAATAGTTACACTCCTGCCGCAGTACAGGCCATAACAAGGAATATATCCATGGAAGCAGTCATTGAAAAACATACCATGTTCCCTTGCTATGGGCGGTTTTTGCCGAGGGAACGCAGACAAAAAGCATTTCAGTCATTGGTATCTATGATGGGAAATTACTATAATCTCTTGCCGATACCTCAAAGCAAGAATGGCCAAGTTCGCTGTTTGCGCTACTGTCCGGCTTGTGCAGCTAATGACAGAGAACAATATGGAGAAGCATATTGGCATCGGATTTATCAGCTAATAGGGATTCATGTTTGCCCGGTTCATCGGTGTTACTTGATGGATAGCAGTGTGATGATCAGTGGGAAGGCTACGCCCTCTTTAAAAACAGCAGAGGAAATAATACCACAATCGGAATCATGCGTATTTGCGGATAACGAAATTGAAATCCGCGTAGTCGCTTATATGGCAGAGGTTTTTCAGGCTGATGTTGACATGGATTCATGTGTTACGGTTGGTGATTTTCTTCATTCTCAAATGGCTAATACCCAATATCGGTCTGTACGTGGAGAGCAGCGTAATATTGCACTCTTTCATGCGGATTTTACAGAGTATTATAGGGATTTGTCCCAAAACTGGTTTACGGAGTTATGGCAGACACAGAAGGTGTTGACGAATGATAGAGTGAACTTCTATGAAATCTGTCTCATGGCTATGTTTCTTGGTATTACCGCTGATGAACTGGTACATATGGAACTGCCGGAGAAAACACAACAACAGCTTTTTGATGAAGAGGTTTACAGACTTCATGAACAGGGTTTGAAGTATCCAGCTATTGCGAAAGCTCTCAGTGCACCATATGCGACTGTTAAGGCTATCGGTGAACGGAGGTATGGAACTTATCATAAGCCACCTAAAGCGTCACTTAAAAGCGGCGCAAAGCCTCAAAACTGGAATCAGATTGATGAGAATACACTACCACTTGTAAAAGAAGCTATCAGCCAGCTACAGGGTGATGGAACAACCAGACCTAAAAAGATTACTACTGTTGCTGTTGAAAAAATCTTGCATCTTTCCAGCAAAAAAATATCTCTTCATCTGCCAAAATGCCTCGCTGAGATACAGCGGCATAAAGAATTACAGGAACAATATTGGGCTAGGGAAGTAGCTTGGGCTGCACGTCAGGTAGAAGATAGTGGTGTCACTTTGACGTGGCGCAAAGTACGGGATTTAACGAATATGCGTCGTAGAGATTTTGAAGTCTGTCTGCCGTATATTCCTGATTACGCAGATGGTGAGTTTGCTGAGCAGATACTACACCTGCTGTGA